The window AAGCTGGATACTAATGGCTCTAATCCGGAAATGCTGGAAAATTTGATTAAGGAAAAATTGATTGATTATGTTGCTATGGATATTAAGGCGTCCAAAGAAAATTATTATAAAGCCAACGGTTGGCCGAAAGAAAAAAATCCGGAATTAACGGAAAAAATTGAGAAAAGCATAAAAATTTTGAAGGAATGCGGGATTGGCTATGAATTCAGGAGCACTATAGTCCCCACCATTCATGATGAGAAAGAAATTTTAGAAATGGCTAAATGGATTGGGCCGGCTAAGAAATATTATCTTCAAGGTTTCAGGCCGGAAAAAACAATTAACCCTGATTTTGAGAAAATAAAACCATTCCCCGAGGAATGGCTGATAGAGGTCAAGGAAAAAATAAATTCCCTTTTTGAAGTTTGCCGGATAAGGTAATCGTTTGACAGAAGATAGCGCATTGTGCTATCTTTTAATATTGGGATAGGACATTTATAATCAAAAATTAAAAAAAATAACAGCAAAATGGAACAAGAAGGAAAACCAATTGTTTTGGTAGAAGTAAGGAACGGCGCGCACAGAAAGAAAGAAACGGTAGTGACAGTCAAAGTGTCTGGAAAAGGAGCATGTTTAAATAAAAAAAAGATGGATATCGCGAGGAGCATGTTCCATAAAAAATTTTCTTGCGGAGGGAAAAAACCGGAAATAGATGGTGAAGGAAAGTGGGCAGTGATTAGATTGCAGGGTGAATATGAAAATAGACTAGTGTCGTATGGCCGGTATGTTATTTTTGGGGGAGATTTCATTAAAGAAATTATGGGAGAAATCATAGAGGGAGTTATTTGTTAACGATCTCTGGTATTGTCGGGTGTCAAATATTGGCACTCCTTTTTTTATGCTAAAATTGAGCCATGACTGCTTCTAAAATTTTTCTTTATTTATGTTTTGCTTTCATAATCGGCATTTTCGCCGGTTCGTTTTTTAATATTCCCTGGCTCTTTTTGCCGATTTTTCTCATTTTAGGGTTAGCCGTCATTTCTATTTTTTGGAAGTATAAAAAAATAACGGTTTTTGGTTTTTGCGTCTTATTTTCGGCTTTAGGGTTCTGGAGAGAGCAGTTCTTTGAATCGGGAATTAAGGATAACGAATTGGCGATGCTTAATGACAGTCAGGAGAAGATTGTTGTTATTGGGACAGTGGTGAAGGAGCCGGATATCAGGGAAACTAATATAAAATTAACAATCAGGAATGAGAAAACAAAAAGCCTTATCTTGGCGACAGTAAGCCGTTATCCGGAATACCATTATGGAGATGAATTAAAGTTGATCGGTCTTTTGGAGGCGCCATTTGAGCCCGCTGGTTTATCCTCGGGCGGAAATTATAAAGATTATTTAGCCAAAGATGGCATTTATTCAGTTATGTATTTTCCGAAAGTGGAATTGCTTAAAGAAAAGAATTATACGGACATTTTTTCCATAATTTTCGGAAAAGTTTTGGAATTCAAAAAAAGTTTGGGCGAGGTTATGCGCCAGAATATACCTCCTCCGCAAAGTTCGCTTCTGGCGGCCATAATTTTGGGGGATCAAAGCGTGATGTCCGGGGAATTGAAAGATAAGCTTAATATCACCGGCGTCCGCCACATTACTTCTGTTTCCGGGATGAATATAGTTATATTGAGCGGAGTTTTAATGTGGTTGGGGATTGCTTTGGGATTGTGGAGGGGCCAGGCTTTTTACTTTGCCATAATTATGATTATTCTCTATATTTTTTTGGTCGGCGCTCCTGCTTCAGCGGTGAGAGCCGGGATTATGGGAGGACTGTTTCTCCTCGCTCAAAAAGTCGGAAGATTAAGCGTGGCCGGGAGGATGCTGGCGATGGCAGCCACTTTTATGCTCACAGAAAATCCCTTACTTTTAAAATCCGACACTGGTTTTCAACTTTCCTTTATGGCTACTTTCGGGATGATTTATTGTATGCCGATTATTCAGCAGTGGTTTGATAAGATTCGCAATCCGGAATTATCGCCGTTTAAAGAAATAGCTGTTTCCATAAAAAGCCTTCTGGCGATGACTATGGCTGCTCAAGTTTTTACTTTGCCGATTTTGATTTATAGTTTTGGGTATTTTTCCCAAGTGTCGCCCATTACCAACATCTTAATAGTTCCTTTGCTTTCTTATATTATGATATTGGGAATCGTGTTTGCTTTAATCGGGATTATTTGGCCATGGCTGGGATGGGTTTTGTCTTTACCTGTTTGGGCTTTACTGACATTTGCCGTCGGAGTCATAGATTATTTTTCTCAAGCAGGCTGGGCGTCCCGGACATTGGAAATATCATGGATTTGGCTGGCGATTTCTTATCTGATTCTTGGTTATATTACTTGGCGATTGAATAAGTTTTACAGCGTTCCCAAATTCCTCCGCTAGTTTTTGAAAAAGGTTTCTAGGGGAGGGGTGATTTGTTTTTTGCGGGACATTAGGCCATTGATCCAAGCGGAATTTTGCTCCAGTTTGATGTTAAAAATTTTTTCTATCACCTCTTCTTCTCCGCTGACAAAAATTTCGCTTCCTTCTTTCATAATATCCGTTACGGCGAAAATCAGGCAATCGTATTGCTTTTCTTGCTTAACTTTTTTTATCGCCTCAACAATTTCCCCTTTCCTTTCCTTCAGGAATTCTTCTACGCCGATTATTTCTATTTGGCTGATGCCGAACTTTTTGCTCCCGAAGTTGAATTCCTTAAAATCTCTTAAAATCAAGCTTTCAGCCGGTTTATCCATATCCATGCCGGCTTTTTTAATTTCCTTGCCCAATTCTTCTATGTTTAAACCGAGTTTTTCATTTAACTTTGAAGCTATTTCTTTGTCTTTTTTGGTCGTAGTCGGCGATTTAAAAATTACCGTGTCCGACAGGATCGCTCCCAGTAGTATGCCGGCCATTTCCTTGGAGATATCAATGTTGTGCTTAAAGAATCTGTCAGCTACAAGAGTGGCAGTGGCGCCGACGGCCTTAGCATGGAAATAAATCTGTTCCGGATAACTGAAATTTATTTTGTGATGGTCAAAAACACCGACGATTTTCGTTTCTCCGTCTATCATTTGTTCTTTTTCGTTATGGTCAACGAGAATCAGTTCTTTTCCGTCGGCGGTTTCTAATAATTCCGGCTGATCAAAGCTGAATTTTTTTAGAACGATTTTTGTTTCAGCGTTTATTTCTCCGGCTCTGGCCGGCTTTGTTTCCATTCCTTTTTTGTTTAGGAAAAAAGAATAGGCGATGGCCGAGCAGATGGAATCGGTGTCCGGATTTTTGTGCCCAATTACATAGATCATAATTTTAATTTAATTATAGTTAATTATTATGATAATATAATAATATGGAAAAAAATACAACAAAAAACAATGGGAAGGTTTGGGTGATTGCCGTCAGTATGGGGTATGGCCATCAAAGGACAGCTCATCCCTTGAGAAACATGGCTTTCGGCGGGAAAGTCATTAATGCTGATAATTACGCCGGCATTCCTCAAAAAGATAAAAATGTTTGGGAGACTACAAGGAATTTTTATGAATTTATTTCTCGTTTTAAAAAAATTCCCATAGCCGGCTCTTTGGCTTTTTCAGCTTTTAATCAATTTCAGAAAATACTGAATTTTTACCCAAGAAGGGATCTGTCCTCCTCTACCGTGCCCTTGAATGGGATATTTCGTCTGATAGAAAGAAGTTGGGGGAAACATTTGATATTGAAATTAAAGAAAAATCCTTTGCCCATAGTTACGACTTTTTTTACAGTAGCTTTTATGGCTGAATCTTTCAGTTATCCTAATGATATATTTTGTGTCATTTGCGATGCTGATATTTCCAGAGCTTGGGCTCCTGTTGCTCCCATCACCAGCAAGATTAAATATTTAGCTCCGACCAGAAGGGTTGTTGAACGGCTTAAATCTTATGGAGTAAGAGAGGAGAGTATTTTTTTGACCGGTTTTCCTTTGCCCTTGGAAAATATCGGTTCAGAAAAACTGGAGATATTGAGAAGGGATTTGAGTCATAGAATGTTGAATCTTGATATAAACGGCAAGTATCGCCGGAAATACGATGTCTTGATTAAGGAGCATCTGGAGAGATTGCCGGAGAAATCAGATCATATTCTGACCTTGATGTTTTCTATCGGCGGAGCAGGAGCTCAAAAAGAAATTGGATCCGAAATCGCTAAAAGTTTGAGGGAAGATATTGAGGCGGGAAGAATTAAATTAATTCTCTGCGCCGGAACAAAAAAAGAAGTAAAAAATTATTTTTCCGAAAAGATTAAGGAATTCGGTTTGGAAAAATTTCAAAACGAAGGGATAGAAATAATTTCTGCCGACAAAATAGAAGAATATTTCCAAAAATTTAATCAGGCATTGAGAAAAACAGATATTTTCTGGACCAAGCCGAGCGAATTATCTTTCTATACAGCCTTGGGTTTGCCGGTTATCATTGCTCCGCCAGTCGGTTCGCAGGAGGAATTTAACAGAAATTGGATTTTAGGCTTAGGTTCCGGCAGGCCTCAAAAAGACCCAAATTATGTTAATCAATGGCTTTTTGATTGGCTGAATGAAGGCTGGTTTGCAGAAGTGGCCATGGAGGGCTTTATTGAGGGAAAAAAATTCGGCACATTCAATATTCAAAAAATAATTTCTGAAAATTCTAAATCATGATCAGCTGGCTTTTTATCGCGATCTCCTCTTATTTGATTTTTTCCGTAACCACGCTGGTTGATAAATACCTCTTGAGTTCAAGAATTCCGAACCCAAAAATTCTTTGCTTTTATATTGCCTGCCTTTCCCTTTCAGTTGTTTTTCTCATCCCTTTTCCTTTTGCCGGATTTGAAATCCCGAGTTTCTTTCAAATTATTTTAGCTCTTTTTGCCGGAGCAACATTTATTTTCTGGCTTTTTCTCCTTTACAGGGTTCTGCGAGTTTTTGAGGCTTCGCGGGTATTCCCTACCATTGGAGCTCTCTCCGCTCTGATGATTTTTCTATCAATATATATATTTTCCGAAGGCAGGGAAGTTCTTGACACAGCGTCTTTCGTTGCCTTCGTTTTGCTTGTTCTTGGAGGTTTTCTGATAAATTACAGGAAAAATATTCAAATTTCTTCAAAGGTTTTATTATCTTGTCTGGCCCCGGCCTTAATCCTTTCCCTATATTTTATTTTAAGCAAGTATGTTTATTTAAATCAGCCGTTTTTATCAGGATTTATTTGGACGAGAATAGGCTCTTTCTTGGCCGGGATGATTATTTTCTTGCTGTTCTTAAAAGAAATAAAGGGAGAACTTTCAAGGCAAAATAAAAAATCATCTTCGGAAAACAAAAAAACAGCGGTTGTCTTTCTAGCTAATCAGATGGCCGGAGTGGCCGGCGTTATTTTGTCCAGCTGGGCCATAGCTTTAGCTCCTTTGGCGAGCGTGTCCATCGTCAACGCTCTTCAGGGGATTCAATATGCTTTTATGTTTATTTTTGCCATTTTTATTTCATGGAAATTTCCTAAAATATTAAAAGAAGATATTTCCAAAGAGATTATTTTCCAGAAAATCATCGCCATTATTTTAATCGCCGTCGGCCTCGCCATCTTAGCTTCGTGATTATTGCGCTTATGCGCGCCACTTGTCGCAATTGTTTCAAAATGATACAATTAGCCATATAAAATGACCCAATTAAATGGAACAAATCACCAAGAGACAATTAAAAATTCTTGAATGCATCCGTGAAAGAAAGACCGCGAATAATCAGGAAATTCAAAAATGCTTGAAAGATCTTTTTGGCGATATTTCCAGGACAACGGTAGTCCGAGACATAAACCGGCTTTTAGAAGAAAATTTGATTGAGAAAAAAGGGGAGGGGAGGAGCGTCCGTTATGAAGAATTGGTGAAAAATGAGCTACTGTCTTATTTTGACGCTGATAAGTATTTTGAGAACGGGCCGGACGAAAGAAGCGTCGCTTTTGAACGTTTTAATTTTGATATATTCAAGAATTTGAAAGATATTTTTACTTTGGAGGAAATAAGCGAGTTGAAAGAGTTAAACAACGCTTATAATGCGAGAATAAAAAAAATGCCGGCTTCTGCCATAAAAAAAGAATTCGAAAGAATAACCATTGAGTTGAGCTGGAAGTCGTCGCATATTGAGGGGAATACATACTCCTTGATAG of the Candidatus Nealsonbacteria bacterium CG07_land_8_20_14_0_80_39_13 genome contains:
- a CDS encoding manganese-dependent inorganic pyrophosphatase, translated to MIYVIGHKNPDTDSICSAIAYSFFLNKKGMETKPARAGEINAETKIVLKKFSFDQPELLETADGKELILVDHNEKEQMIDGETKIVGVFDHHKINFSYPEQIYFHAKAVGATATLVADRFFKHNIDISKEMAGILLGAILSDTVIFKSPTTTKKDKEIASKLNEKLGLNIEELGKEIKKAGMDMDKPAESLILRDFKEFNFGSKKFGISQIEIIGVEEFLKERKGEIVEAIKKVKQEKQYDCLIFAVTDIMKEGSEIFVSGEEEVIEKIFNIKLEQNSAWINGLMSRKKQITPPLETFFKN
- a CDS encoding anaerobic ribonucleoside-triphosphate reductase activating protein, with amino-acid sequence MVEIGGIQKLTLIDYPGHLAATVFLFSCNFRCPFCYSSELVLPEKMKEQPRISRDVFLKFLKEKKGLLEGIVICGGEPTVNDDLPEFIEEIKKEGYLVKLDTNGSNPEMLENLIKEKLIDYVAMDIKASKENYYKANGWPKEKNPELTEKIEKSIKILKECGIGYEFRSTIVPTIHDEKEILEMAKWIGPAKKYYLQGFRPEKTINPDFEKIKPFPEEWLIEVKEKINSLFEVCRIR